In one window of Microtus pennsylvanicus isolate mMicPen1 chromosome 2, mMicPen1.hap1, whole genome shotgun sequence DNA:
- the Duoxa2 gene encoding dual oxidase maturation factor 2, translated as MTAWDGVMPFYPQPRHAAGFSVPLLIVILVFLCLAVSFLLILPGIRGHSRWFWLVRVLLSLFIGAEIVAVHFSGDWFVGGVWTNTSYKAFSTARVQVHVGLHVGLVGVNITLRGTPVQQLNETIDYNERFTWRLDEDYTKEYVDALEKGLPDPVLYLAEKFTPNSPCGLYHQYHLAGHYAAATLWVAFCFWIIANALLSTPAPLYGGLALLSTSAFTLFGVFAFASISSVPLCPFRLGSAALTPHYGASFWVTLATGILSLLLGAAVVILHYTWPSALRSFLDQSGNDCSSQAKGKSLLILDNPQHKQFENPDLNITTVL; from the exons ATGACTGCGTGGGACGGGGTGATGCCCTTTTATCCCCAACCCAGGCACGCCGCGGGCTTCAGCGTGCCGCTGCTCATTGTTATCCTGGTATTCTTGTGCTTAGCGGTCAGCTTCTTGCTAATCTTGCCTGGGATCCGTGGCCACTCG CGCTGGTTCTGGTTGGTGAGAGTTCTTCTTAGTCTGTTCATCGGTGCAGAAATTGTGG CTGTGCACTTCAGCGGAGACTGGTTCGTGGGGGGAGTGTGGACCAATACATCCTACAAAGCCTTCAGTACAGCCCGTGTTCAAGTGCACGTCGGTCTGCATGTGGGACTGGTGGGCGTCAATATTACACTCAGAG GAACACCCGTGCAGCAGTTGAATGAGACCATTGACTACAATGAGCGGTTCACTTGGCGTCTGGACGAAGACTACACCAAGGAGTACGTTGATGCCCTGGAGAAGGGGCTGCCGGACCCAGTGCTATACCTGGCAGAGAAGTTTACACCCAACAGCCCTTGCGGGCTGTACCACCAGTATCACCTGGCAGGACACTATGCTGCAGCAACGCTGTG GGTGGCGTTCTGCTTCTGGATCATCGCCAACGCGCTGCTGTCCACGCCCGCCCCGCTCTACGGCGGCCTGGCCCTGCTCAGCACCAGCGCCTTCACGCTCTTTGGCGTCTTCGCCTTCGCCTCGATCTCCAGCGTGCCACTCTGCCCCTTCCGCCTGGGTTCCGCCGCCCTCACGCCTCACTACGGCGCCTCCTTTTGGGTCACGCTGGCCACCG GCATCCTAAGCCTCCTCCTCGGAGCGGCGGTGGTGATTCTCCACTACACTTGGCCCAGCGCTCTTCGCTCCTTTCTGGATCAAAGTGGCAACGACTGTAGCAGTCAGGCGAAAGGGAAATCGCTTCTCATCTTGGACAACCCGCAACACAAGCAGTTCGAAAACCCAGACTTAAATATTACCACTGTCCTGTGA
- the Duoxa1 gene encoding dual oxidase maturation factor 1 — MAALGNTLPFYTGTKPTFPMDTALAVIITIFLTALVTFIIILPGIRGKTRLFWMLRVVTSLFIGAVILAVNFSSEWSVGQINTNTTYKAFSPKWVSVDVGLQIGLGGVNITLTGTPVQQLNETINYNEEFLWRLGESYVEEYTKALERGLPDPVLYLAEKFTPQSPCGLYNQYRLAGHYASAMLWVAFLCWLLANVMLSMPVLIYGGHMLLATGLFQLLALFFFSMATSFISPCSLRLGTAVLHTHHGPAFWITLATGLLCILLGLAMAVAHRMQPHRLKAFFNQSAEDSVLEWGSEEGGLLSPRYRSTAEISETQDIPMSEASSETCFKEEHIKPSDCAL, encoded by the exons ATGGCTGCTCTTGGAAACACCCTGCCCTTCTACACTGGCACCAAGCCAACCTTCCCAATGGACACAGCTTTGGCTGTTATAATTACCATCTTCCTGACTGCACTGGTCACCTTTATCATCATCCTGCCTGGCATCCGTGGGAAGACG aggctgttctggatgctgCGGGTGGTGACCAGCTTATTCATCGGGGCTGTGATCCTGG CTGTGAATTTCAGTTCGGAGTGGTCTGTGGGTCAAATCAACACCAACACGACATACAAAGCCTTCAGTCCCAAGTGGGTCAGCGTGGATGTGGGACTGCAGATCGGGCTCGGAGGAGTCAACATCACACTCACAG GGACCCCAGTGCAGCAGTTGAACGAAACCATCAACTACAATGAGGAGTTCCTGTGGCGCTTGGGAGAGAGCTACGTGGAGGAGTACACAAAGGCACTGGAGAGGGGCCTTCCAGACCCGGTGCTCTACCTGGCTGAGAAGTTTACCCCTCAAAGCCCATGTGGGCTGTACAACCAGTACCGCCTGGCAGGACACTATGCCTCAGCCATGCTGTG GGTGGCATTCCtctgctggctgctggccaatgTGATGTTGTCTATGCCGGTGCTGATTTATGGTGGCCACATGCTGCTGGCTACTGGCCTCTTCCAGCTGTTGgcacttttcttcttctccatggCCACATCATTCATATCACCCTGCTCGCTGCGCTTGGGCACCGCTGTGCTGCACACTCACCATGGGCCTGCTTTCTGGATCACATTGGCCACAG GACTGTTGTGTATTCTGCTTGGCCTAGCCATGGCGGTGGCCCACAGGATGCAGCCTCACAGACTGAAGGCTTTCTTCAACCAGAGTGCCGAGGACTCAGTGCTGGAGTGGGGTTCTGAGGAAGGGGGACTCCTGAGCCCCCGTTACAGGTCCACGGCTGAGATTTCTGAGACCCAGGACATTCCCATGTCAGAAGCTTCCTCTGAAACATGTTTCAAGGAAGAACACATCAAACCATCTGATTGTGCCCTGTGA
- the Duox1 gene encoding dual oxidase 1, with product MGSPLALAWILLVGTSACLGAQNSISWEVQRFDGWYNNLMEHRWGSKGSRLQRLVPASYADGVYQPLREPYLPNPRDLSNTAMRGPAGQPSLRNRTVLGVFFGYHVLSDLVSVETPGCPAEFLNIYIPRGDPVFDPDKRGDVVLPFQRSRWDHKTGQSPSNPRDLTNQVTGWLDGSAIYGSSHSWSDTLRSFSGGQLASGADPAFPRKSQDPLLMWMAPDPAREQDRQEEMYAFGAQRGNREPFLQALGLLWFRYHNLWARRLAREHPHWGDEELFQHARKRVIATYQNIAMYEWLPSFLKQTPPKYAGYRPFLDPSISPEFVVASEQFFSTMVPPGVYMRDASCHFQRIANNASFSGALRVCNSYWSREHPNLRSAKDVDALLLGMVSQIAEREDHVVVEDVRDFWPGPLKFSRTDYVASCLQRGRDLGLPSYTNARAALGLPPISHWQDINPSLSRSNGTVLEATAALYNQDLSRLELLPGGLLESHGDPGPLFSTIVLDQFVRLRDGDRYWFENSRNGLFSKEEIAEIRNTSLRDILVAVTNVDPRALQPNVFFWLAGDPCPQPSQLSTKGLPACVPVFIRDYFKGSGFGFGLTIGTLCCFPLVSLLSAWIVARLRMRNFKRLQRQDRQSIMSEKLVGGVEASEWQGRKEPCRPVLVHLQPGQIRVVDGRLTVLRTIQLRPPQQVNLILSSNRGRRALLLKIPKEYDLVLLLNTEEERQALVENIRGALKESELSFQEWEQREQELMRVAVTREQRSHLLETFFRHLFSQVLDINQADAGTLPLDSSVKVREALTCELSRAEFAESLGLKPQDMFVESMFSLADKDGNGYLSFREFLDILVVFMKGSPEEKSRLMFRMYDFDGNGLISKDEFIRMLRSFIEISNNCLSKAQLTEVVESMFRESGFQDKEELTWEDFHFMLRDHDSDLRFTQLCVKGVEVPEVIKNLCRRASYISQEKICPSPRINAHCARNNIKTEASPQRLQCPMDTDPPQEIRRRFGKKVTSFQPLLFTEAHREKFQHSRRHQTLQQFKRFVENYRRHIGCVAVFYAITGALFLERAYYYAFAAHHSGITDTTRVGIILSRGTAASISFMFSYILLTMCRNLITFLRETFLNRYIPFDAAVDFHRLIASTAIILTVLHSAGHAVNVYLFSVSPLSVLSCLFPGLFHDDGSEFPQKYYWWFFQTVPGLTGVLLLLVLAIMYVFASHHFRRRSFRGFWLTHHLYIFLYVLLIIHGSFALIQVPRFHIFFLAPAIIYVGDKLVSLSRKKVEISVVKAELLPSGVTHLRFQRPQGFEYKSGQWVRIACLALGTTEYHPFTLTSAPHEDTLSLHIRAAGPWTTRLREIYSPPTADTCARYPKLYLDGPFGEGHQEWHKFEVSVLVGAGIGVTPFASILKDLVFKSSVSCQVFCKKIYFIWVTRTQRQFEWLADIIREVEENDHQDLVSVHIYITQLAEKFDLRTTMLYICERHFQKVLNRSLFTGLHSITHFGRPPFEPFFNSLQEVHPQVRKIGVFSCGPPGMTKNVEKACQLINKQDRTHFSHHYENF from the exons ATGGGATCCCCTCTAGCTCTGGCCTGGATACTCCTGGTTGGGACATCGGCCTGTTTGG GGGCTCAGAACTCCATTTCTTGGGAGGTACAGCGATTTGATGGATGGTATAACAACCTCATGGAGCACAGATGGGGCAGCAAAG GCTCTCGGCTGCAGCGCCTTGTTCCAGCCAGCTATGCCGATGGAGTGTACCAGCCCTTGAGAGAACCCTACCTGCCTAACCCCCGAGACCTTAGCAACACGGCCATGAGAGGTCCTGCAGGGCAGCCCTCTCTGCGGAACCGTACAGTCCTGGGTGTCTTCTTCG GCTACCACGTGCTCTCCGACCTGGTGAGTGTGGAAACGCCAGGCTGCCCCGCAGAGTTCCTCAACATTTACATCCCTCGTGGGGACCCCGTGTTCGACCCTGACAAGCGTGGGGACGTGGTGTTGCCCTTTCAAAGGAGCCGCTGGGACCACAAGACCGGACAGAGCCCCAGCAACCCTAGGGATCTG ACCAATCAGGTGACCGGCTGGCTGGATGGCAGTGCCATCTATGGCTCCTCTCACTCGTGGAGCGACACGCTGAGGAGCTTCTCAGGAGGACAGCTGGCATCGGGGGCCGATCCTGCATTCCCTCGGAAATCCCAGGACCCTCTGCTCATGTGGATGGCACCGGACCCCGCCAGGGAGCAGGACAGGCAGGAGGAGATGTATG CCTTTGGAGCCCAGCGCGGGAACAGGGAGCCCTTCCTGCAGGCTCTGGGCCTGCTGTGGTTTCGCTACCACAACCTGTGGGCCAGGAGGTTGGCGAGGGAGCACCCACACTGGGGAGATGAGGAGCTGTTCCAGCATGCGCGCAAGAGGGTCATTGCTACCTACCAG AACATTGCGATGTATGAGTGGCTTCCCAGCTTCCTGAAGCAAACTCCCCCGAAGTATGCAG GATACCGTCCATTTCTGGACCCCAGCATCTCCCCGGAGTTTGTGGTGGCCTCTGAGCAGTTCTTCTCCACCATGGTGCCCCCCGGGGTCTACATGAG GGATGCCAGTTGCCACTTCCAGAGGATTGCCAATAACGCAAGTTTCTCCGGAGCCCTCCGGGTCTGTAACAGCTACTGGAGTCGAGAG CACCCAAACCTACGAAGTGCTAAAGATGTGGATGCGCTGCTGCTGGGCATGGTTTCCCAGATCGCCGAGAGAGAGGACCATGTCGTGGTTGAGGATGTGCGAG ATTTCTGGCCCGGTCCACTGAAGTTCTCCCGTACAGACTACGTGGCCAGCTGCCTGCAGCGGGGTCGGGATCTAGGCCTGCCTTCTTACACCAACGCCAGAGCAGCACTGggtctgcctcccatttcccactgGCAAGACATCAACCCTTCACTCTCAAGAAGCAATGGCACT GTGCTGGAGGCCACAGCTGCCCTATACAATCAGGACCTGTCTCGGCTGGAGCTGCTCCCAGGAGGGCTTCTGGAGAGCCATGGGGACCCTGGGCCTCTTTTCAGCACCATTGTCCTCGACCAATTTGTCAGACTTCGGGATGGTGATCGCTATTGGTTTGAGAACAGCAGGAATGG ACTGTTCTCTAAGGAAGAAATTGCAGAGATCAGAAACACTTCCCTCAGGGACATTCTAGTGGCTGTCACCAATGTGGACCCCAGAGCCCTGCAGCCTAATGTCTTCTTTTGGCTTGCAG gagaCCCCTGTCCACAGCCAAGTCAGCTCAGCACCAAGGGCCTGCCAGCTTGTGTCCCCGTCTTCATTCGGGACTATTTCAAGGGCAGCGGATTTGGCTTCGGACTCACCATTGGGACCCTTTGCTGCTTCCCCTTAG TCAGCCTGCTCAGTGCCTGGATTGTTGCCCGGCTTCGGATGAGGAATTTCAAGAGGCTCCAGAGACAGGACCGCCAGAGCATCATGTCTGAGAAGCTTGTAGGGGGAGTAGAAG CCTCAGAGTGGCAAGGCCGCAAGGAGCCCTGCAGGCCAGTGCTCGTACACTTGCAGCCTGGACAGATCCGAGTAGTAGATGGCAGGCTCACCGTGCTCCGTACAATCCAGCTGCGGCCCCCACAGCAGGTCAACCTCATTCTGTCCAGCAACCGTGGGCGCCGCGCCCTGCTGCTCAAGATCCCCAAGGAGTATGACCTG GTGCTGCTGCTGAACACGGAGGAAGAGCGCCAGGCGCTGGTAGAAAACATCAGGGGGGCCCTGAAGGAGAGTGAGCTGAGCTTCCAGGAGTGGGAACAGCGGGAGCAGGAGCTGATGAGGGTGGCAGTGACCAGGGAACAGCGGAGTCACCTCCTGGAGACTTTTTTCAGGCACCTTTTCTCCCAG GTGTTGGACATCAATCAGGCAGATGCAGGGACTCTGCCTCTGGACTCCTCAGTGAAAGTGCGCGAGGCCCTGACCTGTGAGCTGAGCAGGGCTGAGTTTGCAGAGTCTCTGGGCCTCAAGCCCCAGGATATGTTTGTGGAGTCCATGTTTTCTCTGGCTGATAAGGACGGCAATGGATACCTCTCTTTCCGGGAGTTCCTGGACATCCTGGTAGTCTTCATGAAag GCTCCCCCGAGGAGAAGTCTCGCCTTATGTTCCGAATGTATGACTTTGATGGGAATGGCCTCATTTCCAAGGATGAGTTCATTAGGATGCTAAG GTCCTTCATTGAGATCTCTAACAACTGCCTGTCCAAGGCCCAGCTGACTGAGGTGGTGGAGTCCATGTTCCGGGAGTCGGGCTTCCAGGACAAGGAGGAACTGACCTGGGAGGATTTCCACTTCATGCTGCGGGACCACGACAGCGATCTCCGATTCACACAGCTCTGTGTCAAAG GGGTGGAAGTGCCCGAAGTCATCAAGAACCTCTGCCGTCGAGCCTCCTACATCAGCCAGGAGAAGATCTG TCCTTCACCCAGAATAAATGCCCACTGTGCCCGCAACAACATCAAGACTGAGGCATCACCACAGAGACTACAGTGCCCCATGGACACAGACCCTCCTCAAGAGATCCGACGGAGATTTGGCAAgaa GGTAACTTCGTTCCAGCCCTTGCTGTTCACGGAGGCACACCGAGAGAAGTTTCAACACAGCCGCCGTCACCAAACGCTGCAGCAGTTCAAGCGCTTCGTTGAGAACTATCGGCGCCACATAGGCTGTGTGGCAGTGTTTTACGCCATCACTGGGGCGCTCTTTCTGGAGAGGGCCTACT ACTATGCTTTTGCGGCACACCACAGCGGCATCACCGATACCACCCGTGTGGGCATCATCCTGTCGCGGGGCACAGCGGCCAGCATCTCCTTCATGTTTTCCTACATCCTGCTCACCATGTGTCGCAACCTCATCACCTTCTTACGAGAGACCTTCCTCAACCGCTACATTCCCTTTGATGCCGCTGTGGACTTCCATCGCCTCATCGCCTCCACAGCCATCATCCTCACAG TCTTACACAGTGCTGGCCATGCGGTGAATGTGTACCTGTTTTCCGTCAGCCCGCTCAGtgtcctctcctgcctcttccctggcCTCTTCCATGATGATGG GTCAGAGTTCCCTCAGAAGTATTACTGGTGGTTCTTCCAGACTGTGCCAG gcctCACTGGAGTCCTGCTGCTCCTGGTCCTGGCCATCATGTACGTCTTCGCCTCCCACCACTTCCGCCGACGCAGCTTCCGGGGCTTCTGGCTGACCCACcacctctacatttttctctatgtcCTG CTTATCATCCACGGCAGCTTTGCTCTGATCCAGGTGCCCCGATTCCACATCTTCTTCCTGGCCCCGGCAATTATCTATGTGGGGGACAAGCTGGTGAGCCTGAGCCGGAAGAAGGTGGAGATCAGCGTGGTGAAGGCCGAGCTGCTGCCTTCAG GAGTGACCCATCTGCGGTTCCAGAGGCCCCAGGGCTTTGAGTATAAGTCAGGGCAGTGGGTGAGGATTGCATGCCTGGCCCTGGGGACCACTGAGTACCACCCCTTCACACTGACCTCGGCACCCCACGAGGACACACTCAGCCTGCACATCCGGGCAGCTGGACCCTGGACCACCCGCCTCAGGGAGATCTACTCACCTCCGACCGCTGACACCTGTGCCAGATACCCAAAG CTGTACCTCGATGGGCCATTTGGAGAGGGCCACCAGGAGTGGCATAAATTTGAGGTGTCGGTGCTAGTGGGAGCTGGAATTGGGGTCACCCCCTTTGCCTCCATCCTCAAAGACCTGGTTTTCAAGTCATCAGTCAGCTGCCAAGTGTTCTGTAAGAAA